A window of the Vigna angularis cultivar LongXiaoDou No.4 chromosome 3, ASM1680809v1, whole genome shotgun sequence genome harbors these coding sequences:
- the LOC108324918 gene encoding protein HEAT STRESS TOLERANT DWD 1 encodes MTRGIKHRKNKKKGSKKEGGSSSSLAPEIPAKVWQPGVDKLEEGEELQCDPSAYNSLHAFHIGWPCLSFDILHDSLGLVRTEFPHTVYFMAGTQAEKPSWNSIGIFKVSNISGKRREPLPKLQTDDSGMDGEDSDSDDDDDDSEDEDVAHGPSLQLRKVAHQGCINRIRSMPQNPHICAAWADTGNVQVWDLSSHLNALAETETEGVQGVAAVFTQDPLHIFKHKDEGYAIDWSLLVPGRLVSGDCGNSIYLWEPTSGGTWNVDNAPFTGHTASVEDLQWSPTEPHVLASCSVDGNIAIWDIRLGKSPAASFKAHNADVNVISWNRLASCMLASGSDDGTISIRDLRLLKEGDSLVAHFEYHKHPITSIEWSPHEASSLAVSSADNQLTIWDLSLEKDEEEEAEFKAKTKEQVNAPQDLPPQLLFIHQGQKDLKELHWHAQIPGMIVSTAADGFNILMPSNIQSTLPSDGPL; translated from the coding sequence ATGACTCGCGGCATAAAACACCGGAAGAACAAAAAGAAGGGGTCTAAGAAAGAGGGTGGGTCTTCTTCATCTTTGGCTCCAGAAATTCCAGCTAAGGTGTGGCAACCCGGGGTGGACAAGTTAGAGGAAGGTGAAGAGCTTCAGTGTGACCCTTCTGCTTACAATTCTCTTCATGCTTTTCACATTGGATGGCCCTGTTTGAGCTTTGATATTCTACATGACTCTCTGGGTTTGGTTCGAACAGAATTTCCACATACAGTATATTTCATGGCAGGGACTCAGGCAGAGAAACCTTCTTGGAATTCTATTGGAATTTTTAAAGTATCAAATATTTCTGGAAAGAGACGGGAACCGCTACCTAAACTTCAAACTGATGACTCTGGAATGGATGGTGAGGATAGTGatagtgatgatgatgatgatgatagtgaGGATGAAGATGTTGCCCATGGTCCCAGTTTGCAGTTACGGAAGGTTGCACACCAAGGATGTATCAACCGTATACGCTCCATGCCACAAAATCCCCATATATGTGCAGCTTGGGCTGATACCGGTAATGTACAGGTCTGGGACCTAAGCTCTCATCTCAATGCTCTGGCTGAGACCGAAACAGAAGGTGTCCAAGGAGTTGCAGCAGTTTTTACTCAGGACCCATTGCATATATTTAAACACAAAGACGAAGGTTATGCTATAGACTGGAGTCTTCTTGTTCCTGGAAGGCTTGTATCTGGGGATTGTGGTAATAGCATTTATCTGTGGGAGCCTACATCTGGTGGAACATGGAATGTTGATAATGCTCCATTTACTGGACATACTGCTAGTGTTGAAGATCTGCAATGGAGCCCTACAGAACCTCACGTTCTTGCTTCTTGTTCTGTGGATGGAAATATTGCTATATGGGATATCCGTTTGGGGAAGTCACCGGCTGCATCTTTTAAGGCACATAATGCTGACGTGAATGTCATATCATGGAACAGGTTGGCTAGTTGTATGTTGGCCTCGGGAAGTGATGATGGGACTATTTCTATTCGTGATCTCAGACTGCTCAAGGAAGGAGATTCTTTGGTAGCACATTTTGAATACCACAAACATCCAATCACATCCATTGAGTGGAGTCCACATGAAGCCTCTTCATTGGCTGTTTCATCTGCTGATAATCAGCTTACAATATGGGACCTTTCATTAGAAaaggatgaagaagaggaggctGAATTTAAAGCTAAAACCAAAGAACAAGTTAATGCTCCTCAAGATCTGCCTCCCCAACTATTGTTTATTCACCAGGGACAGAAAGACCTCAAGGAATTACATTGGCACGCACAGATTCCTGGAATGATTGTTTCTACAGCAGCAGATGGATTCAACATACTTATGCCTTCAAATATTCAGAGCACACTGCCATCAGATGGTCCTTTATAA
- the LOC108326663 gene encoding 7-hydroxymethyl chlorophyll a reductase, chloroplastic, whose product MKSQFFHFNSTMSTLSLHANLSSLPISLSICSSSSKDTDSSLRKDWRKKSKPIPPGGIYPAKDHCSRCGLCDTYYIAHVKNACAFLGDGMSRIERLEPVVHGRGRKTDNLDETYLGVYEELLYARKLLPVEGAQWTGIVTTIAIEMLKSGMVEAVICVQSDPDDRFAPRPVLARTPEEVLAAKGVKPTLSPNLNTLALVEAAGVKRLLFCGVGCQVQALRSVEHHLNLDKLYVLGTNCVDNGTREGLDKFLKAASESPETVLHYEFMQDYKVHLKHLDGHIEEVPYFCLPANDLVDVIAPSCYSCFDYTNALADMVVGYMGVPKYSGISMPQHPQYVTVRNERGREMLSLVENLLEISPTISSGDRRPFVMETVKADDEAKLGRGPSQPAPKFVGNLLAFILNLIGPKGLEFARYSLDYHTIRNYLHVNRLWGKERADRHMPTYAKKIVDLYNQNGQIEKMISNK is encoded by the exons ATGAAATCTCAGTTCTTCCACTTCAACTCAACAATGTCTACCTTATCTCTCCATGCCAACCTCTCCTCTCTACCAATTTCCCTCTCCATTTGTTCTTCTTCATCCAAAG ATACAGATAGTTCTTTGAGAAAGGACTGGAGGAAAAAGTCCAAACCTATCCCACCAGGTGGCATCTACCCAGCAAAAGATCATTGCAG TCGTTGTGGGTTGTGTGATACATATTACATTGCCCATGTCAAGAATGCATGTGCTTTCTTGGGAGATGGAATGTCTAGGATTGAA AGACTGGAACCCGTTGTTCATGGTAGAGGAAGGAAAACTGATAACTTGGATGAGACGTACTTAGGGGTATATGAGGAACTTTTATATGCTCGGAAACTTCTCCCTGTAGAAG GAGCTCAATGGACTGGTATAGTAACAACAATTGCAATAGAAATGCTTAAATCAGGGATGGTGGAGGCTGTCATTTGTGTGCAAAG TGATCCCGATGACAGATTTGCTCCAAGACCTGTTTTAGCAAG GACACCTGAAGAAGTGTTGGCTGCTAAAGGTGTCAAGCCAACATTATCACCTAACCTCAATACCCTGGCTCTTGTTGAG GCTGCTGGTGTCAAGCGTCTTCTTTTCTGTGGTGTAGGTTGTCAGGTGCAAG CATTAAGATCTGTGGAGCATCACTTAAATTTGGATAAGCTCTATGTTTTAGGCACAAATTGCG TGGACAATGGTACTAGGGAAGGGCTGGATAAATTTCTAAAAGCTGCGAGTGAATCACCAGAAACAGTTCTACATTATGAGTTTATGCAAGATTACAAG GTTCACTTGAAACATTTGGATGGTCATATAGAAGAG GTTCCTTATTTCTGTCTGCCAGCAAATGATTTGGTAGATGTTATTGCTCCATCTTGTTACAG CTGTTTTGACTATACAAATGCTCTAGCT gACATGGTGGTTGGATATATGGGAGTGCCAAAATATTCTGGAATCAGCATGCCACAACATCCACAATATGTTACAGTCAG GAATGAACGTGGAAGAGAGATGTTGAGTCTTGTGGAGAACTTACTAGAGATTAGTCCAACAATTAGTTCT GGGGATAGGCGACCATTTGTCATGGAGACTGTTAAGGCTGATGATGAAGCTAAGTTAG GAAGAGGTCCTTCTCAACCTGCCCCAAAATTTGTTGGAAATCTGCTGGCTTTTATACTAAACCTG ATTGGTCCTAAGGGTCTTGAATTTGCACGTTATTCACTTGATTATCATACCATTCGCAACTATCTACACGTGAATCGTTTGTGGGGCAAGGAAAG GGCTGATAGGCACATGCCCACATATGCAAAGAAAATTGTGGATCTGTACAACCAGAATGGTCAAATTGAGAAGATGATTTCTAACAAGTGA